The following are encoded together in the Haliscomenobacter hydrossis DSM 1100 genome:
- the pglZ gene encoding BREX-1 system phosphatase PglZ type B has protein sequence MSLSLYDKVLQALKQAENHNSNVMVRPEVILWPDPDHQWLEVIPVLQASLPHLLRYGSYVPAQQQGPAIWLKCMVARMLPAANWDSSIIPIIYLPGVSKNDLRNVEQAVFDFQPLLEYQYTGTLFVQENGKEWTILAFVENPFSGLGLKVAKDSATKDALKKTLPTIFQDAQALSGKALIDADHLNKQVFPDIIPAILTWMCQGDRFLHSLEPGKREVFKLLCRSAYDFEPDHRNISAITEKLGAQKSAWKYVWQLYAAAPHKYPELEALLRLAKPADLGKGPAALPAESWPQVNEEAEEALAQALLKAASLDAPAAMAALHSLEKKHLPRLNWVWFELGKAPLAAALPYLVQLAFKVTVPFSTSSIEAMKTYYTDSGYLIDQSMRKALVGVKSERDKGIVKSLIQLFYRPWLENLTLKFQKLVAADASIFTTQTAQPEQESFVLFVDAFRYELAVEFAQRLAKTQCQVSLQANWSAIPSLTPTAKPSVSPIATAVSTQSGITEFRPHLQNGKDLLTAAFRDALKNQDVKYITNASEIQGPGKYWQEIGDIDTKGHEEQSGMVKRVEELFEGIEEVLALAFEKGITRIKIVTDHGWLLLPGGLPKVQLNAGLTETRWGRCALIKEGVNTDLLHLPWRWNPATFIAYAPGIAFFKANEEYAHGGISLHECLIPTLMVEQTQSATASAKISDIKWVNLKCNVTTAHASDQFTIDIRTKYNDEHTSIVESTRRNLKDNKGVLMVSDDADTKAATVVLLDETGRILDKKVTIVGG, from the coding sequence ATGAGCCTTAGCCTCTACGATAAAGTCCTACAGGCCTTAAAACAAGCCGAAAACCACAACAGCAACGTGATGGTCAGGCCGGAGGTCATCCTATGGCCCGATCCAGACCATCAATGGCTGGAGGTGATCCCGGTATTGCAAGCCAGTTTGCCGCACTTACTCCGCTACGGCTCCTATGTTCCCGCTCAGCAGCAAGGTCCCGCCATTTGGCTAAAATGTATGGTGGCCAGGATGTTGCCAGCTGCCAACTGGGACTCCAGCATCATCCCCATCATTTACCTGCCTGGGGTATCCAAAAATGATTTGCGGAATGTAGAGCAGGCCGTTTTTGATTTTCAACCCCTCTTGGAGTACCAATACACCGGCACCCTCTTTGTACAAGAAAACGGCAAAGAATGGACCATCCTGGCTTTTGTAGAAAATCCCTTCAGTGGTTTAGGCCTGAAAGTGGCCAAAGACAGCGCCACCAAAGACGCCCTGAAGAAAACCCTCCCTACCATCTTTCAAGACGCCCAGGCCTTGTCGGGCAAAGCCCTCATTGACGCCGATCACCTCAACAAGCAGGTGTTTCCCGACATCATTCCGGCCATCCTGACCTGGATGTGCCAGGGCGATCGCTTCCTGCACAGCCTGGAACCCGGCAAAAGGGAAGTATTCAAACTCCTCTGCCGATCGGCCTACGACTTCGAACCCGATCACCGCAACATCAGCGCCATCACCGAAAAATTGGGCGCGCAAAAGAGCGCCTGGAAATACGTCTGGCAGCTCTATGCGGCTGCTCCGCACAAATACCCGGAGCTAGAAGCCTTGTTGCGCCTGGCCAAACCCGCTGACTTGGGCAAGGGCCCCGCGGCTTTGCCTGCTGAAAGTTGGCCCCAGGTCAATGAGGAGGCTGAAGAGGCACTGGCCCAGGCTTTGCTCAAGGCTGCCAGCCTGGATGCCCCTGCAGCCATGGCTGCCCTGCACAGCCTGGAGAAAAAACACCTGCCCCGGCTAAACTGGGTTTGGTTTGAATTGGGCAAAGCGCCGCTGGCTGCTGCCCTACCCTATTTGGTGCAACTGGCCTTCAAAGTGACCGTTCCTTTTTCAACTTCGTCCATCGAGGCCATGAAAACCTACTATACGGATTCGGGCTATTTGATCGACCAATCCATGCGCAAAGCGCTGGTGGGCGTCAAGTCGGAACGGGACAAAGGCATCGTCAAATCCCTCATCCAGTTGTTTTACCGCCCCTGGCTCGAAAACCTCACCCTTAAGTTTCAAAAACTGGTGGCTGCCGATGCCAGTATTTTTACCACCCAAACGGCCCAGCCAGAGCAGGAGTCCTTTGTTTTGTTTGTGGATGCCTTCCGCTACGAGTTGGCGGTGGAATTCGCCCAGCGCCTGGCCAAAACGCAGTGCCAGGTGTCTTTGCAGGCCAACTGGTCGGCCATCCCTTCTTTAACGCCTACGGCCAAACCCAGCGTTTCGCCCATCGCTACGGCGGTGTCCACCCAGAGCGGGATTACCGAGTTTCGACCCCACTTGCAAAATGGCAAGGACTTGCTCACTGCCGCGTTTCGGGATGCCTTGAAAAACCAGGATGTGAAGTATATTACCAACGCCAGCGAGATTCAAGGCCCTGGAAAATATTGGCAAGAGATTGGAGACATTGACACCAAAGGCCACGAAGAGCAATCGGGCATGGTTAAACGCGTTGAGGAGTTATTTGAAGGGATCGAAGAGGTGCTGGCCCTCGCTTTTGAAAAAGGCATCACCCGCATCAAAATAGTTACCGACCATGGTTGGCTCCTGCTACCCGGTGGATTGCCCAAAGTCCAACTCAATGCCGGACTCACCGAAACCCGCTGGGGCCGTTGTGCCTTGATCAAAGAGGGGGTAAACACCGATTTGTTGCACCTGCCCTGGCGTTGGAACCCCGCTACTTTCATTGCTTATGCGCCAGGCATCGCCTTTTTTAAAGCCAATGAGGAATACGCCCATGGGGGCATCTCCTTGCACGAATGTTTGATCCCCACCCTGATGGTGGAGCAGACCCAGTCCGCCACTGCCAGCGCCAAAATCAGCGACATCAAGTGGGTCAACCTAAAATGCAACGTGACTACCGCACACGCCAGCGATCAGTTTACCATTGACATCCGCACGAAATACAACGACGAACATACCTCCATCGTGGAATCAACCCGCCGCAACCTCAAAGACAACAAAGGCGTTTTGATGGTCAGCGATGACGCCGATACCAAGGCCGCCACCGTGGTCCTCCTGGAT
- a CDS encoding McrC family protein: MTATKPLQVFEHDNLSIDEERFTRQHWTAMGWYNEQHGGCFFSLTPHGVKFNQYVGVIQVGNLTIEILPKIGRISEDKSKWQKVLIDMLNACRWMKLHAHAKAALQLKPNSILEAYLLLFIQECETLLRMGLVKKYRTQEQNGHALKGKLLFSQHIQHNLIHQERFYTRHQTYDRDNVFNQILLKALRLIPTLTQSPLLKDRVHGLLLLFPDLADLSVSARTFENLVFDRKTSHYQEAMEIAALLLLNYRPDISAGRNHVLAILFDMNDLWEEYIYRKLLQHKPTHWSIQAQNAKRFWAMSNGTYTKSIKPDLVVCDQNQKVSIILDTKWKLPENNVPADADLKQMFVYNEYWRAKNALLLYPHAENKQELSYFEGTFTAKSNGTPAHGCGILKVSVLDGQQRLDPQLGSQLTKFLEQEFKK, encoded by the coding sequence ATGACAGCAACTAAGCCCCTCCAGGTTTTTGAACACGACAATCTGTCTATTGATGAGGAGCGGTTCACGCGCCAGCACTGGACAGCAATGGGTTGGTACAACGAACAGCACGGTGGCTGCTTTTTCTCCCTGACCCCCCACGGCGTCAAGTTCAATCAGTACGTGGGCGTCATTCAGGTCGGCAATTTAACCATCGAAATTTTGCCCAAAATTGGGCGAATTAGTGAGGATAAAAGCAAGTGGCAAAAGGTGTTGATCGATATGCTGAATGCTTGTCGCTGGATGAAACTTCACGCCCACGCAAAAGCGGCACTTCAACTCAAGCCCAACAGCATCCTGGAAGCCTACCTCCTGCTATTTATCCAGGAATGTGAAACTTTGCTGCGGATGGGTTTGGTAAAAAAATACCGCACACAGGAGCAAAATGGTCATGCCCTGAAGGGGAAGTTGCTGTTCAGCCAGCACATTCAACACAACCTGATCCACCAGGAACGATTCTACACCCGGCACCAGACCTATGATCGCGACAATGTATTCAACCAAATCTTGTTGAAGGCCCTGCGCCTGATACCCACACTCACCCAGAGCCCCCTTTTAAAGGATCGGGTGCATGGCCTGTTGTTGCTGTTTCCCGACTTAGCCGACCTTTCGGTGAGTGCTCGTACCTTCGAAAACCTTGTCTTCGACCGCAAAACCAGCCACTACCAGGAGGCGATGGAAATCGCCGCCCTATTGCTGCTGAACTACCGTCCCGATATCAGCGCTGGCCGCAATCATGTCCTGGCTATCCTTTTTGATATGAACGACCTATGGGAGGAATACATTTACCGCAAACTATTGCAGCACAAACCCACCCACTGGAGCATCCAGGCACAAAATGCCAAACGCTTTTGGGCCATGAGCAACGGCACTTACACCAAATCCATCAAACCCGATCTGGTAGTTTGCGACCAAAACCAAAAGGTATCCATCATCTTGGATACCAAATGGAAATTGCCCGAAAACAATGTCCCCGCCGACGCCGATTTAAAGCAGATGTTTGTGTACAATGAGTACTGGCGAGCTAAAAATGCCTTGCTTTTGTACCCGCATGCAGAGAATAAGCAGGAACTATCATATTTTGAGGGAACTTTTACCGCAAAATCAAATGGTACCCCTGCTCATGGTTGTGGCATTTTGAAAGTGTCCGTACTGGATGGGCAACAGCGACTGGATCCGCAACTGGGTAGCCAATTGACAAAATTTTTGGAACAAGAATTCAAGAAATGA
- a CDS encoding Eco57I restriction-modification methylase domain-containing protein has protein sequence MAALTPPQRSTLESAVKLARKQAETGALNALQALAVNHPEPFVHLSPAQRALRNMLRAKARLLGDGLDGPTALKNLSHELAYETWHKMLFAKFLEANHLLMHPDGVAVTMTDCEELAAEEGFADKWDTAASYASRMLPAIFRPEDPLMQVPFASNDRIKLEQLIDGLDASIFTADDALGWVYQFWQSEAKERINKSGDKIDGEKLPAVTQLFTEPYMVHFLIDNTLGAWWLSRHPGQQPPLKFAYLRCLEDGRPAAGQFAGWPDSTAAVTALDPCMGSGHFVAALFPVFATLRMHEEGLSKTEATLRVIAENLHGLELDPRCTQIAAFNLALTAWKFCGQYLVLPEMNLACSGIAPKGKVEDWVKLVGQAAHPVEKNRLENGMRTLYQHFQLAPELGSLLDPTTIKPDAFTASFQDLKPVLEKALENEADAEQWERGVMAAGIAKAGQLLGKKYTLQITNVPYLSRGKQDTVLADYCERNYPEAKGDLATVFLDKMLKSNTLGGFSCSVIPQNWLFLTSYKKFREKLLKNKTWNIVARLGAKGFQTPMWDFNVMLIAIAHQIPTNDQTINGLDVSEAPNAAAKDEALKTAELKMVGQVEQLGNPDARVVLEAVDNYNLLNEYCSSTKGISTSDDPVFIRSFWERKNFDSDWEPYQTTPKGDNYWSGYELSICFQNGNGRLRSLAKAMKPDRHMDLRGQHIWTKKGVSIGIMSEIPAAFYLGNKFDANINVIIPNNEKHYPAIFCYCNSNEFKIALRKIDQKISVTTSTFAKVPFDLEHWQKVAAEKYPDGLPLPYSDDPTQWLFHGHPLRTTHPLQVALARLLGYRWPAENDPEMELAPEARALIAAVQAFDPLSDEDGIFCIPSVNAEAAGADRLRDYLQVVFGDAWNHQSLSQLLAQEGASASNLEDWLRNEYFSQHCKLFQNRPFIWHIWDGRKDGFAALVNYHQLDKDNLSKLIYTYLGDWIRMCEAKKKAEESGAEGLLSAALKLKTQLEAILEGEAPYDVFVRWKPLEQQPLGWDPDPNDGVRLNIRPFVEAGVLRSKFNLKWGVDRGKNPPGAPWGEVRDNDRHLRLEEKREAREKVGK, from the coding sequence ATGGCAGCACTTACCCCTCCCCAGCGCAGTACTCTTGAGTCGGCTGTCAAACTGGCCCGCAAACAGGCCGAAACTGGCGCCCTCAACGCCCTGCAAGCCCTGGCCGTCAACCATCCCGAGCCTTTTGTACACCTGAGCCCCGCCCAACGGGCTTTGCGCAATATGCTCCGCGCCAAGGCACGCCTCCTGGGCGACGGCCTGGATGGCCCCACTGCCCTCAAAAACCTCAGCCACGAACTAGCGTACGAAACCTGGCACAAAATGCTCTTCGCCAAGTTCCTGGAGGCCAATCACCTGCTGATGCACCCGGATGGGGTGGCGGTCACCATGACGGATTGTGAGGAACTGGCCGCCGAGGAGGGTTTTGCCGACAAATGGGATACCGCCGCTAGCTACGCTTCGCGCATGCTCCCGGCTATTTTTCGCCCCGAGGATCCGCTGATGCAGGTGCCCTTTGCTTCCAACGACCGCATCAAGCTGGAACAACTCATCGATGGCCTGGATGCCAGCATTTTTACCGCCGATGATGCCCTGGGCTGGGTGTACCAGTTTTGGCAGAGTGAAGCCAAAGAGCGCATCAACAAAAGTGGGGACAAAATCGACGGCGAAAAACTGCCCGCAGTAACCCAGCTCTTCACCGAGCCGTACATGGTACATTTTCTGATCGACAATACCCTGGGAGCCTGGTGGCTGAGCCGCCATCCTGGCCAACAGCCTCCTCTCAAATTTGCTTACCTGCGCTGCCTGGAGGATGGCCGCCCCGCTGCGGGCCAGTTCGCGGGTTGGCCGGATAGCACGGCGGCAGTCACTGCGCTGGATCCTTGTATGGGTTCTGGCCATTTTGTGGCGGCACTTTTTCCGGTGTTTGCTACCCTGCGCATGCACGAGGAGGGCTTGAGCAAAACCGAGGCGACCCTGCGGGTGATCGCCGAAAACTTGCACGGCCTGGAGCTCGACCCGCGTTGTACCCAAATCGCTGCCTTCAACCTGGCGCTTACGGCCTGGAAATTCTGTGGCCAGTACCTCGTTTTGCCGGAAATGAACCTGGCCTGTAGTGGCATCGCCCCGAAAGGCAAGGTGGAGGATTGGGTGAAATTGGTGGGGCAAGCCGCACACCCCGTTGAAAAAAATCGCCTAGAAAACGGCATGCGTACCTTGTACCAGCATTTTCAATTGGCTCCGGAGCTGGGTAGTTTGTTGGACCCTACTACGATCAAGCCGGATGCTTTTACGGCCAGTTTTCAGGACTTGAAACCTGTTTTGGAAAAAGCGCTGGAAAATGAAGCCGACGCCGAACAGTGGGAACGGGGCGTAATGGCCGCGGGCATCGCCAAAGCGGGTCAGCTATTGGGCAAAAAATATACTTTGCAGATTACCAATGTGCCGTACCTTTCTAGAGGCAAACAGGATACAGTGTTGGCCGACTATTGCGAGCGAAATTATCCCGAAGCCAAGGGAGATTTAGCAACGGTTTTTTTGGATAAAATGTTAAAATCCAACACGCTAGGTGGATTTTCTTGTAGTGTAATCCCACAAAACTGGTTGTTTTTGACTTCTTATAAAAAATTCAGAGAAAAATTGCTCAAGAATAAAACTTGGAACATCGTCGCAAGACTTGGAGCAAAGGGTTTCCAAACACCCATGTGGGATTTTAATGTGATGCTCATTGCCATTGCTCATCAAATACCCACTAACGATCAAACGATCAATGGCCTCGACGTTTCCGAAGCGCCCAATGCTGCGGCTAAAGATGAAGCCCTTAAAACGGCTGAGTTGAAAATGGTGGGGCAGGTGGAGCAGTTGGGGAACCCGGATGCGAGGGTGGTGCTGGAAGCAGTAGACAATTACAACTTGTTAAATGAATATTGTTCTTCCACGAAAGGAATATCTACATCAGATGATCCTGTTTTTATTCGCTCTTTTTGGGAAAGAAAAAATTTTGACTCAGACTGGGAACCTTATCAAACTACTCCAAAAGGAGATAATTACTGGTCTGGTTATGAGTTGTCAATATGCTTTCAAAACGGAAATGGAAGGTTAAGAAGCTTAGCAAAAGCAATGAAGCCTGATCGGCACATGGATTTGAGAGGGCAGCATATTTGGACTAAGAAAGGGGTCTCGATAGGAATTATGAGTGAAATACCTGCAGCTTTTTATTTAGGTAATAAATTTGATGCGAATATCAATGTTATCATACCAAATAATGAAAAACACTATCCTGCGATTTTTTGCTATTGCAACTCAAATGAGTTTAAAATTGCTTTGAGAAAAATTGATCAAAAAATTAGCGTAACAACTTCAACTTTTGCCAAAGTCCCTTTCGACCTTGAACACTGGCAAAAAGTCGCCGCCGAAAAATACCCCGACGGCCTTCCCCTACCCTACAGCGACGACCCTACCCAGTGGCTTTTCCACGGGCACCCGCTCCGAACCACCCATCCGCTGCAAGTGGCCCTGGCCCGCCTGCTGGGCTACCGCTGGCCCGCCGAAAATGACCCGGAGATGGAGCTGGCCCCCGAGGCCCGGGCGCTCATCGCTGCTGTCCAGGCTTTTGACCCCCTCAGCGACGAGGATGGCATCTTTTGTATCCCTTCCGTCAATGCCGAGGCGGCCGGGGCCGATCGTTTGCGCGACTACCTGCAAGTAGTGTTCGGCGATGCCTGGAACCACCAAAGCCTCAGCCAACTTCTGGCCCAGGAGGGCGCCAGCGCCAGCAACCTGGAGGATTGGCTGCGCAATGAGTACTTCAGCCAGCATTGCAAGTTGTTTCAAAACCGCCCCTTCATCTGGCACATCTGGGATGGCCGAAAGGATGGTTTTGCTGCCCTGGTCAATTACCACCAACTGGACAAAGACAACCTTTCCAAACTGATCTATACCTACCTCGGCGACTGGATTCGCATGTGTGAAGCCAAAAAGAAGGCAGAAGAAAGTGGTGCCGAAGGCCTGCTCAGCGCCGCCCTCAAACTCAAAACGCAACTGGAAGCCATCCTGGAGGGCGAGGCCCCCTACGATGTGTTTGTACGCTGGAAACCCCTGGAACAACAACCCCTCGGCTGGGACCCCGACCCCAACGACGGCGTCCGGCTCAACATCCGCCCCTTTGTGGAGGCTGGCGTGCTGCGCAGCAAGTTCAACCTGAAATGGGGCGTGGATCGGGGCAAAAATCCGCCCGGGGCGCCCTGGGGGGAAGTGAGGGATAATGATCGGCATTTGAGGCTGGAGGAGAAACGGGAGGCGAGGGAGAAGGTGGGAAAGTGA
- a CDS encoding McrB family protein, with amino-acid sequence MATLLIKFSNLNQYDASTATITYSDPDAKRWADVFSKLKPGDKGIFHANNLMLLGEYSHSVANKSIVFLNVKRVDLRLDDLLKINAMNPETLAIFKRPPGPILREHIDATAVFEEAEAKRFLSFYIVRAGHEAGIIPKLKQNDRVITVDAADKLTDLRLFDGNTLVAQTFGPEYFNAKGKSLADIMKIHGDTQQQNRKLSSNNLRSIERIAAALQQDSFYKFRSFSEYYNAVHNKKLYYRPTSPTSIESSQIAAEEELLKDEMKMQDPQNLILFGPPGTGKTYYSIPHAVALIEGADVEALKNEERELVKQRFDDYLTQGRIVFCTFHQSMSYEDFIEGIKPLVLDSEENSSLKYEVRDGLFKKLCTEAAFSIAQQLDQPKEGYIDSFDVLYDAFVSEVNEKLDRGEPIPLDSKNSTLLVNGISEFGNVSIKHREDTRTYTVSKRRLGKLHAAFPDLSQVSNIDKDFRSVIGGSNASAYWAVLNALRKRAPLPIEVAPTLDATAYSYESKKALIEQIPAIKFKEATGEPFVMIIDEINRGNIAQIFGELITLLEPDKRLGMAEGLRLTLPYSGDAFGVPHNLHIIGTMNTADRSVEALDTALRRRFSFIPTMPEIEKLKPTEDKIDLGKILHTLNTRLRILKDQDHTIGHAWLIGVKNLAELQTTFGNKILPLLQEYFYNDYEKLGLVLGDRFFNKPEQVSSNIFAQFSGGNDLAGQYNQAWQYELKRVDELTLEDFQSLESLTKPPKPNDSN; translated from the coding sequence ATGGCTACTTTATTGATAAAATTCTCCAATCTGAACCAATACGATGCATCAACAGCTACCATCACCTATTCAGACCCTGATGCCAAACGCTGGGCTGACGTATTTAGCAAGCTAAAACCAGGCGACAAAGGTATTTTTCATGCAAATAACTTGATGTTATTGGGCGAATACAGCCATAGTGTAGCCAATAAATCGATTGTTTTTTTAAACGTGAAGAGGGTTGACCTTCGTTTGGATGATTTGTTGAAAATCAACGCGATGAATCCCGAAACTTTGGCGATTTTTAAACGCCCGCCTGGCCCCATTCTTCGCGAGCACATTGACGCAACAGCGGTTTTTGAGGAGGCTGAAGCCAAACGTTTCCTCTCTTTTTACATCGTAAGAGCAGGCCATGAAGCGGGAATTATCCCCAAGCTCAAACAAAATGACCGAGTGATTACCGTCGATGCCGCCGATAAACTGACCGATTTACGCCTCTTCGATGGCAATACCCTCGTGGCCCAGACTTTTGGCCCCGAATACTTCAACGCCAAGGGGAAGAGTTTGGCCGACATTATGAAGATTCACGGAGATACCCAACAACAGAATAGAAAGCTCTCTTCCAATAACCTCAGGAGTATCGAAAGAATTGCAGCGGCATTGCAGCAAGACAGCTTCTACAAATTTCGCAGTTTTAGCGAATACTACAATGCCGTACACAACAAGAAATTGTATTATCGCCCAACTTCTCCAACGAGTATTGAATCTAGCCAAATTGCGGCTGAAGAGGAATTACTGAAAGACGAAATGAAAATGCAAGATCCCCAAAACCTCATCCTTTTTGGCCCTCCTGGTACGGGCAAAACCTACTACAGCATCCCTCATGCCGTGGCTTTAATAGAGGGCGCGGACGTTGAAGCGTTGAAGAATGAAGAACGTGAACTTGTCAAGCAACGTTTTGATGATTACCTCACCCAGGGTAGGATCGTATTTTGCACCTTCCACCAAAGCATGAGTTACGAAGATTTCATTGAAGGCATCAAACCCCTTGTGCTTGACTCCGAAGAAAATAGTAGCCTGAAGTACGAGGTGCGGGATGGCCTGTTTAAAAAACTGTGTACAGAAGCCGCCTTTTCCATCGCCCAGCAACTCGATCAGCCGAAGGAGGGCTACATCGATAGTTTTGATGTATTGTACGATGCCTTTGTATCCGAGGTAAATGAAAAATTGGATCGAGGCGAACCGATCCCATTGGACTCCAAAAACAGCACCTTGCTCGTTAACGGTATCTCAGAATTTGGAAATGTTTCGATCAAACACCGCGAGGACACCAGAACTTATACCGTTTCCAAGCGCCGTTTAGGCAAGCTGCATGCCGCCTTTCCGGATTTAAGCCAAGTATCCAACATCGATAAAGACTTTCGGAGCGTCATCGGCGGCAGCAATGCCTCGGCTTATTGGGCGGTCTTGAATGCCCTGCGCAAAAGAGCTCCCCTACCCATCGAAGTAGCCCCAACTCTTGATGCTACCGCTTACAGCTACGAATCCAAAAAAGCCTTGATTGAACAAATTCCGGCGATTAAATTTAAAGAGGCCACTGGAGAACCCTTCGTCATGATCATTGATGAGATCAATCGGGGCAACATCGCCCAGATTTTTGGCGAGTTGATCACTTTGTTGGAACCCGACAAACGCCTGGGCATGGCCGAGGGTCTTCGGCTTACCCTACCCTATTCCGGTGACGCGTTTGGTGTTCCGCACAACCTGCACATCATCGGCACCATGAACACCGCCGACCGCAGCGTAGAAGCCTTGGATACGGCCTTGAGACGGCGCTTTTCATTCATCCCTACCATGCCCGAAATAGAAAAACTAAAACCCACTGAGGATAAAATCGACTTAGGAAAAATACTACATACCCTCAACACTCGGCTGCGGATCCTGAAAGACCAAGATCATACCATCGGTCATGCCTGGTTGATTGGGGTTAAAAATTTGGCCGAACTACAAACTACCTTTGGCAATAAAATCCTTCCCCTACTCCAGGAGTATTTTTACAACGACTACGAAAAATTGGGTTTAGTGTTGGGTGATCGGTTTTTCAACAAGCCTGAGCAGGTCAGCAGCAACATCTTTGCCCAATTCTCTGGTGGCAATGATTTGGCGGGGCAATACAACCAGGCCTGGCAATATGAACTAAAACGGGTCGATGAGTTGACCCTTGAAGATTTCCAATCTTTAGAGTCCCTAACCAAGCCGCCGAAACCCAATGACAGCAACTAA